A portion of the Sphingobacterium spiritivorum genome contains these proteins:
- a CDS encoding DUF4861 family protein — translation MKKTFIAAFVALALANSLSAQQKIVVKNPGNHSRHELISIPYSSFTKHFKVDSVFTIVNAADGSEVAHQLEKLGQSSPQNVLVEVNVGKQQELTLTVKPQKASAFQARTYARYVPERKDDFAWENDIAAYRAYGKALEGTSEDAQGFDFWSKRTSELVINEWYKTGDYHADHGKGLDYYSVGQTLGVGDLALFVNGNIKFTKHYRKFEVLDNGPIRSTFKLIFEPQEIEGNTIEISKTISIDAGSQLNKIQVELKNNKKSSTAVVIGLSRRGEEIPAYQFADNSLAYWEPTLADKGTTGTAVLFGKDKITLDTKDPKQFLVHTTIPGNKKFVYYNGAAWDRAGKITTAQEWFDYIKQQQQNISAPLKVTLK, via the coding sequence ATGAAAAAGACATTCATAGCTGCTTTTGTAGCTCTTGCGCTTGCAAATTCTTTATCCGCACAGCAAAAAATTGTAGTTAAAAATCCGGGTAATCATTCCCGTCATGAACTGATAAGTATACCTTATTCCTCGTTCACAAAGCATTTTAAAGTAGATTCCGTCTTTACGATTGTCAATGCAGCTGACGGTTCTGAAGTTGCACATCAACTTGAAAAGCTGGGACAGTCTTCTCCACAGAACGTTCTGGTGGAAGTCAACGTTGGTAAACAACAGGAACTGACTTTAACGGTAAAACCTCAAAAAGCATCTGCTTTTCAGGCACGGACCTATGCAAGGTATGTCCCTGAGCGGAAGGATGATTTTGCCTGGGAAAATGATATTGCGGCATACAGAGCTTACGGCAAAGCATTAGAAGGCACAAGTGAAGATGCACAAGGTTTCGATTTTTGGTCAAAAAGAACATCCGAACTGGTTATTAATGAATGGTACAAGACAGGCGATTATCATGCAGATCATGGAAAAGGTCTGGACTATTATTCAGTAGGTCAGACGTTAGGCGTCGGTGATCTGGCCTTATTTGTCAATGGAAACATAAAGTTTACCAAACATTACCGCAAATTTGAAGTGCTGGACAATGGCCCTATCCGGTCGACATTCAAATTGATATTCGAACCTCAGGAAATAGAAGGAAACACGATTGAAATCTCCAAAACAATATCTATTGATGCAGGTTCTCAGCTCAATAAAATACAGGTAGAGCTGAAAAACAATAAGAAATCTTCCACAGCTGTAGTAATAGGACTATCCCGCAGAGGTGAAGAAATACCAGCTTATCAATTTGCAGACAACAGTCTTGCATATTGGGAGCCTACACTAGCTGATAAGGGAACTACCGGCACGGCTGTATTGTTCGGAAAAGATAAAATAACGTTAGATACAAAGGATCCTAAACAGTTTCTGGTACACACGACTATTCCGGGAAATAAGAAATTTGTTTATTATAACGGTGCTGCCTGGGATAGAGCCGGAAAAATCACAACAGCACAGGAATGGTTTGATTACATAAAGCAGCAACAACAAAATATTAGCGCACCGCTAAAGGTAACACTGAAATAA
- the kduI gene encoding 5-dehydro-4-deoxy-D-glucuronate isomerase: MKTIFESRYAIGPQESKTLDTAGLRKNFLIEKLFDADQIHFVYTHYDRYMAGGAMPVSGKIKLDTIPELLKEEYFLSRRELGIINVGGKGSVEVDGTVYELEYKEALYIGKGNKEIFFSSEDPQKPAKFYMNSTPAHRNFPTKKVTKETAIKKELGTLETANHRTINQMLLNTVLETCQLQMGMTELQPGSVWNTMPAHTHDRRMEVYFYFEVPQEQSVCHFMGQPDETRHIWMQNDQAVISPPWSIHSGAGTSNYTFIWGMAGENLDYDDMDKVAINDLK; this comes from the coding sequence ATGAAAACAATATTTGAATCCAGATACGCAATCGGTCCTCAGGAAAGCAAAACCCTTGATACTGCCGGTCTAAGAAAAAACTTTTTGATAGAAAAGCTCTTTGATGCAGATCAAATTCATTTTGTATATACACACTATGACCGCTATATGGCCGGAGGTGCCATGCCGGTATCCGGAAAAATCAAATTAGATACAATTCCTGAATTATTGAAAGAAGAGTATTTTTTGAGTCGCCGTGAATTGGGCATTATCAATGTTGGTGGAAAGGGTTCGGTAGAAGTTGACGGAACGGTATATGAACTGGAATACAAAGAAGCATTGTATATAGGAAAAGGAAATAAAGAAATCTTCTTTAGCAGCGAAGATCCTCAAAAACCTGCTAAATTCTATATGAATTCCACACCTGCACACCGCAATTTTCCAACGAAAAAAGTAACTAAAGAAACAGCCATTAAAAAAGAACTGGGCACTTTGGAAACCGCCAATCACCGTACCATTAATCAAATGTTGCTCAATACAGTGCTGGAAACTTGTCAGCTGCAGATGGGAATGACAGAGCTTCAGCCGGGTTCTGTATGGAACACGATGCCGGCACACACGCATGACCGCCGCATGGAAGTATATTTTTATTTCGAAGTGCCTCAGGAGCAATCTGTATGTCACTTTATGGGACAACCGGATGAAACAAGACATATCTGGATGCAAAATGATCAGGCCGTTATATCTCCGCCATGGTCCATACATTCTGGCGCTGGCACTAGTAATTATACTTTCATCTGGGGAATGGCCGGTGAAAACCTGGACTATGATGATATGGACAAAGTGGCAATAAACGACTTAAAATAA
- a CDS encoding CsbD family protein has translation MSKLTWEGRWNELKGKVKQSYADLTDDDLLYEEGKADELLGRIQKKTGKTKEEVENWFNSL, from the coding sequence ATGAGTAAATTAACATGGGAAGGCCGTTGGAACGAATTAAAAGGTAAGGTTAAACAGTCGTATGCAGATTTGACAGATGATGATTTGTTATACGAAGAAGGAAAAGCCGATGAACTGTTGGGCCGCATTCAAAAGAAAACTGGAAAAACGAAGGAAGAAGTAGAAAACTGGTTCAACAGTTTGTAA
- the surE gene encoding 5'/3'-nucleotidase SurE yields MVKKKPTILVVNDDGITAPGIKVLIEEMQKLGHVVVVAPDSPQSGMGHAITIGKPLRLDKVNLYEGVEMYKCSGTPVDCVKLAVNKIFKGKKPDICVSGINHGLNNSINVLYSGTMSAAVEGAIESIPSIGFSLDDFTYDANFDPCRPYILSITQQVLNNGLPKNTLLNVNFPQGNDIKGIKICRQAGARWVEEFDERVDPHNRDYFWLTGKFQLEDRGEDTDAHALNHGYVSVVPTQYDMTAHHAIPELNSWSFDV; encoded by the coding sequence ATGGTAAAAAAGAAGCCAACCATATTAGTGGTTAACGATGACGGTATAACAGCACCGGGAATAAAGGTGCTTATTGAAGAAATGCAAAAACTGGGACATGTTGTCGTCGTAGCTCCGGACAGCCCGCAATCGGGAATGGGACATGCGATAACTATCGGAAAACCTTTGCGACTGGATAAAGTAAATCTCTATGAAGGAGTAGAAATGTACAAATGTTCCGGTACTCCTGTAGATTGCGTAAAACTGGCTGTAAATAAGATTTTCAAAGGTAAGAAGCCGGATATCTGTGTATCAGGTATCAATCATGGCCTTAATAATTCTATTAATGTCCTGTACTCCGGGACAATGTCGGCTGCGGTTGAAGGGGCTATTGAATCTATTCCTTCTATCGGATTTTCTTTGGATGATTTTACATACGATGCCAACTTTGATCCCTGCAGGCCTTATATATTGAGTATAACCCAACAGGTACTCAACAACGGATTGCCAAAGAACACGTTGTTAAACGTCAATTTTCCGCAAGGGAACGATATTAAAGGAATTAAGATCTGCCGTCAGGCAGGTGCTCGCTGGGTAGAGGAGTTTGATGAACGTGTAGATCCGCACAACCGGGATTATTTCTGGCTTACGGGCAAATTTCAACTGGAAGACCGCGGAGAAGATACAGATGCACATGCTCTCAATCACGGATATGTATCTGTCGTTCCGACACAATATGACATGACCGCACATCATGCCATTCCCGAGTTGAATTCCTGGAGTTTTGATGTTTAA
- a CDS encoding menaquinone biosynthesis family protein encodes MKLTLGFSPCPNDTFIFDALIHNKIDTEGLSFEVEYQDVETLNQKAFQQELDVTKLSYHAFAYAVEDYELLDAGSALGFGVGPLLITKDEKLAERLKESLDTKGTLSADLADLRIGIPGKYTTANFLLGLAFPQLQNKQEVVFSGIEQAVIDGDIDLGLIIHENRFTYADKGLHKVVDLGDFWEKTTGFPIPLGGIVVRRGLEVEVKQKLNRILKKSVAFAFEHPKSGLDFIRSHAQEMSEEVMYKHIELYVNSYSRDLGTEGRKAIAYMFDNALALKLIPDTDKKLFLS; translated from the coding sequence ATGAAATTAACATTAGGTTTTTCTCCATGCCCTAATGATACGTTTATCTTCGATGCGCTCATTCACAATAAGATAGATACAGAAGGCTTGAGTTTTGAAGTGGAATACCAGGATGTGGAAACCCTTAACCAAAAAGCTTTTCAGCAGGAACTGGATGTAACTAAGCTGAGTTACCATGCCTTCGCCTATGCGGTAGAAGACTATGAATTACTGGATGCCGGGAGTGCCCTTGGATTTGGTGTCGGCCCTTTGCTGATCACAAAAGATGAAAAATTGGCAGAGCGACTGAAAGAATCTCTGGATACTAAAGGAACATTAAGTGCTGATCTGGCAGATTTGAGAATAGGAATCCCGGGAAAATACACCACTGCAAATTTTCTTTTAGGCCTGGCTTTTCCGCAATTGCAAAATAAACAGGAAGTTGTTTTCTCGGGTATTGAACAGGCTGTGATTGACGGAGACATTGATTTGGGCTTGATTATCCACGAGAATAGATTCACTTATGCAGATAAGGGACTTCATAAAGTAGTTGATCTGGGCGATTTTTGGGAAAAGACGACCGGGTTCCCGATTCCGCTGGGCGGTATTGTGGTCAGGAGAGGGTTGGAGGTTGAAGTGAAACAAAAGCTTAACCGCATATTAAAGAAGAGTGTAGCCTTTGCTTTTGAACATCCAAAATCCGGACTTGACTTTATCCGTTCACATGCACAGGAAATGAGCGAAGAAGTGATGTACAAACATATTGAGCTGTATGTTAATTCCTATTCCAGAGACCTCGGGACAGAGGGCAGAAAGGCTATTGCCTATATGTTTGATAATGCTTTGGCTCTAAAGCTGATCCCTGATACAGATAAGAAATTGTTTCTTTCTTAA